In the Clostridium beijerinckii genome, one interval contains:
- a CDS encoding carboxymuconolactone decarboxylase family protein codes for MARINFSKEGNTPFQKLLGHNKDIMLKWSDLENLLFSTNTFTSELKEQVRRTLAFNNGCEYCMAKGKPLNNINDSKILAATKFANSFSKNSAVSDEDFIPLNNEFSEKEISELIALICFITASQKFGAALNLQPSCSINI; via the coding sequence ATGGCAAGAATCAATTTTTCAAAAGAAGGAAATACACCATTTCAAAAACTATTAGGACACAATAAAGATATTATGTTAAAGTGGTCCGATTTAGAGAATCTTCTTTTCTCTACCAATACATTCACTTCTGAATTAAAAGAACAGGTAAGACGCACTTTGGCATTTAATAATGGCTGTGAATATTGTATGGCTAAAGGTAAGCCATTAAATAACATAAACGATTCAAAAATTTTAGCAGCTACCAAATTTGCAAACTCATTTTCAAAAAATTCTGCAGTTAGTGATGAGGATTTCATCCCTTTAAATAATGAATTTTCTGAAAAAGAAATTTCAGAGCTTATTGCTCTAATATGCTTTATAACAGCTTCTCAAAAATTTGGGGCTGCTCTTAATTTACAACCAAGTTGTTCAATTAATATTTAA
- a CDS encoding heme NO-binding domain-containing protein: MKGTVVSTWMKTNRKLFGDSIVNEAMDYIGWGKTKIFSPIENVDDGEVKKIISYIAKSQNIEVGALWRKIGQDNIKAFSHDYPAFFKHDNVYSFLKSMFDVHVVMTKKFAGAKPPLVSIEPISSREAIFSYNSSRGMFDYFLGMLEGTCEHFNEKVDIKEISRTSSELKLKLTFERDIYYNKKYFFNRVFSLGIIKSFGAKTGVFSFIISAIVFLIMLGINDITKVLIGSLVSALATFVGVSLMMSPIGKIKEEIERIIKNEYNIDGKITTNDFFEEIYDLLKEHKKVIQADFVGFKGVTDEMNTFVNTINKISDSMNHTSTEISGVVEQVANGAVTQAQNTDKAVQALNGNIEALRNIVENENENKSELEDAMLKINNSYENVENASKNILKSLQSFNEVKEKGTQLEGRAKDINNIVSIVSGIAEQTNLLALNASIEAARAGEQGKGFAVVAESIRKLAEQSKEAVLDINSNLAQFVKEIGFLVDHIDVQYDVLERETNNLDVVRNISYEANQSVQSVATSMIETISKLNIEADSISDVYGSIESLAAIAEENSASSEEVSASVINYTNEIKKLIDNISDFKGITKTFKNDLEKYKI; the protein is encoded by the coding sequence ATGAAAGGGACCGTTGTATCAACATGGATGAAGACAAATAGAAAGTTGTTTGGAGACTCAATTGTTAATGAAGCAATGGATTATATAGGTTGGGGAAAAACAAAAATATTTTCACCTATTGAAAATGTAGACGATGGAGAAGTTAAGAAAATAATATCATACATAGCTAAATCTCAAAATATAGAGGTAGGAGCTCTTTGGAGAAAAATTGGACAAGATAATATAAAAGCTTTTAGTCATGATTATCCGGCATTTTTCAAACATGACAATGTATATTCATTTTTAAAGTCCATGTTTGATGTACATGTAGTGATGACAAAAAAGTTTGCAGGAGCGAAGCCACCTTTGGTATCTATAGAACCAATATCTAGTAGGGAAGCTATCTTTAGCTATAATTCTTCTAGAGGAATGTTTGACTATTTTTTAGGTATGCTTGAAGGGACTTGCGAACACTTTAACGAGAAAGTAGATATAAAAGAAATATCAAGAACAAGCAGTGAGCTTAAATTAAAACTTACTTTTGAAAGAGATATATATTACAATAAAAAATACTTTTTTAATAGAGTTTTTTCTTTGGGTATTATAAAAAGTTTTGGGGCAAAGACAGGAGTATTTTCATTTATAATATCAGCTATAGTTTTTTTGATAATGTTAGGAATAAATGATATTACAAAGGTTTTAATAGGGAGCCTAGTATCTGCTTTAGCTACATTTGTAGGTGTTTCTTTAATGATGTCACCTATAGGAAAAATAAAAGAAGAAATAGAACGAATAATTAAAAATGAATACAATATTGATGGAAAAATCACCACTAATGATTTCTTTGAAGAAATTTATGATTTACTTAAGGAACATAAAAAAGTAATTCAGGCAGATTTCGTTGGATTTAAAGGTGTTACAGATGAAATGAATACTTTTGTAAATACAATAAACAAGATTTCTGATTCGATGAATCATACTTCAACAGAAATAAGTGGCGTTGTTGAACAGGTTGCAAATGGAGCTGTTACACAAGCTCAGAATACAGATAAAGCCGTACAAGCACTTAATGGAAACATCGAAGCCTTAAGGAATATAGTTGAAAACGAGAATGAAAATAAATCAGAACTTGAAGATGCCATGCTTAAGATTAATAATAGCTATGAAAATGTTGAAAATGCAAGTAAAAATATTTTGAAATCTTTACAGAGTTTTAATGAAGTTAAAGAGAAGGGCACACAGCTTGAAGGAAGGGCTAAAGATATAAATAATATTGTATCTATAGTATCAGGAATAGCAGAACAAACTAATTTATTAGCGTTGAATGCATCCATAGAAGCTGCTAGGGCAGGAGAGCAAGGGAAGGGGTTTGCTGTTGTTGCAGAATCAATAAGAAAACTTGCTGAACAGTCCAAAGAGGCAGTACTTGATATTAACTCTAATTTAGCTCAATTTGTTAAAGAAATAGGTTTCTTAGTGGATCACATAGATGTTCAATATGATGTGTTAGAAAGAGAAACCAATAACTTAGACGTTGTACGAAATATTAGCTATGAAGCTAATCAATCAGTGCAGAGTGTAGCAACTTCTATGATTGAGACTATAAGCAAGTTAAATATTGAAGCTGATTCTATATCTGATGTATATGGTAGTATAGAGTCGTTAGCAGCCATTGCGGAAGAAAATTCAGCATCATCGGAAGAAGTAAGTGCTAGTGTAATAAATTATACAAATGAGATAAAAAAACTTATAGATAATATATCTGATTTTAAAGGTATTACAAAAACCTTTAAAAATGATCTAGAGAAATATAAAATTTAA
- a CDS encoding PLP-dependent aminotransferase family protein encodes MIFSNLNINKDEPIYIQIERHIKQGIKNGELKKDSKLPSTREVSKFLNISRNSVISAYEELESIGVITTKRGIGTFISIESENESYEYNVDFSKRINNYGTTLKKFDIIKSELPYKKGMISFKSISPESHLFNLDDFKRSLLDAWTYEEANLLNYGYAKGYKPLIDYFLDYMRDKRVDTNNKDILVTNGFTEAFDIVISSLTNNGDIILCEEPTHNTALKIMKAYGLKIIQVKMDKEGLDLVSLENALSKYNPKFGYLIPSYNNPTGIVTKTERRKEIYKLFRKYSVPIIEDGFNEELLYSSSPIDPIASLCGTGNGVIYIGSLSKILFPGLRIGWIFADDNLIETLESVKRGRNIHSSFLDQSAFFYYLKSGAFSRYVKNVRKYYRDKYNLVLDMVEKYIPYEYITGEGGLHVFIKLKNNINARTLLELCYKDNVLFMPGDIFYENSNDNVEFHTKTDDNKPITHRKKSLKGYDTFRIGFGRVSDEDIKKGIEIIGKNIRLLDN; translated from the coding sequence TTGATATTTTCTAATCTTAATATAAATAAAGATGAACCTATTTATATTCAAATTGAAAGACATATAAAACAAGGCATTAAAAACGGTGAATTAAAAAAAGATAGCAAACTTCCATCTACAAGGGAAGTAAGTAAATTTTTAAATATAAGTAGAAATTCTGTAATTTCAGCCTATGAAGAATTAGAAAGCATAGGAGTAATAACAACAAAAAGAGGGATAGGCACTTTTATCTCCATAGAAAGTGAAAATGAAAGTTATGAATATAATGTAGATTTTTCTAAAAGAATTAACAATTATGGAACTACCTTAAAGAAGTTTGATATCATAAAAAGTGAATTGCCGTATAAGAAGGGAATGATATCATTCAAATCCATTTCCCCTGAAAGTCATCTCTTTAATCTTGATGATTTTAAAAGATCTCTGTTAGATGCTTGGACTTACGAAGAAGCCAATCTATTGAATTACGGTTATGCTAAAGGATATAAGCCGCTAATAGATTATTTTTTAGATTATATGAGAGATAAAAGAGTTGATACTAATAACAAAGATATTTTAGTAACTAATGGATTTACCGAAGCCTTTGATATAGTAATTAGTTCGCTAACAAATAATGGTGATATTATTTTATGTGAAGAACCAACACATAATACAGCTTTAAAAATTATGAAAGCCTATGGACTAAAGATAATTCAAGTAAAAATGGATAAAGAAGGCTTAGATTTAGTATCTCTTGAAAATGCTTTAAGCAAATATAATCCAAAGTTCGGATATTTGATCCCGTCTTACAATAATCCAACTGGAATCGTAACTAAAACTGAAAGAAGAAAGGAAATATATAAACTTTTTAGAAAATATTCTGTTCCTATAATAGAAGATGGCTTTAATGAAGAATTACTCTACTCAAGCTCCCCAATTGATCCAATAGCATCACTATGCGGAACTGGTAATGGAGTCATATATATAGGAAGTCTTTCTAAAATACTGTTCCCCGGTCTTAGAATAGGATGGATATTCGCAGATGATAATCTTATAGAAACTTTAGAAAGTGTAAAACGTGGAAGAAATATTCATTCTTCTTTTTTAGATCAAAGCGCATTTTTCTATTACCTAAAAAGTGGTGCCTTCAGCAGATATGTTAAAAATGTAAGAAAATATTATAGAGATAAATACAATCTTGTACTAGATATGGTTGAAAAATATATTCCATATGAATATATAACTGGTGAGGGTGGCCTTCATGTATTCATAAAGCTAAAGAACAACATAAATGCAAGAACTCTTCTGGAACTCTGCTATAAAGATAATGTATTATTTATGCCTGGTGATATTTTTTATGAAAATTCCAATGACAATGTAGAATTTCACACTAAAACAGATGATAACAAGCCTATTACACATAGAAAGAAAAGCTTAAAAGGTTATGATACTTTTAGAATTGGATTTGGTCGAGTAAGTGATGAAGATATAAAAAAAGGTATTGAAATAATAGGAAAAAATATAAGACTTTTAGATAATTAG
- a CDS encoding FAD-dependent oxidoreductase, giving the protein MKVIVIGCTHAGTAAIVNLKELYPDSDVVVYERNDNISFLSCGIALSIGGIVTETEKLFYNSPDNLSSLGVKTKMKHDVLDIDFDNKIVKVKNLENDEIFEDSYEKLVLTLGSWPIIPKFEGGNLQNILLCKNYNHAKEIEARRSDAKNVVVIGGGYIGVELAEAFKIQNKNVTLIDAEERIMSKYLDKEFTDIAEKEFRDHGINLVLGEKVKLFKGENDKVSHVVTDNNEYEADLVILCIGFAPSTALVKGKLETLQNGAIMIDEYMQTSRKDVFAAGDCCVVKFNPADDTRYIPLATNAVRMGTLIAHNIVEPKLKYMGTQGTSGIKIYEKCIASTGLTEEVAKNTTSFNVGAVSVTDNYRPEFMPTYEEALLKLVYDKDSRRILGGQIISNLDLTQFMNTLSVVIQNKMTIEELAMTDFFFQPHFNKPWSLLNIAALQALKNI; this is encoded by the coding sequence ATGAAGGTTATTGTAATTGGATGCACACATGCAGGAACAGCTGCTATTGTTAATTTAAAGGAATTATACCCAGATAGTGATGTCGTAGTTTATGAAAGAAACGATAATATATCATTTCTTTCTTGTGGAATTGCGTTAAGTATAGGAGGAATAGTTACTGAAACAGAAAAATTATTTTATAATTCACCAGATAATTTGAGCTCTTTAGGAGTTAAAACAAAGATGAAACATGATGTTTTAGATATCGACTTTGATAATAAAATTGTTAAAGTTAAGAATTTAGAAAATGATGAGATATTTGAAGATAGTTATGAGAAGTTAGTTTTAACATTAGGATCTTGGCCAATAATACCTAAGTTTGAAGGTGGAAATTTACAAAATATTTTATTATGTAAAAACTATAATCATGCAAAAGAAATTGAAGCTAGACGCAGTGATGCAAAGAATGTAGTTGTAATTGGTGGCGGATACATCGGTGTGGAACTTGCAGAAGCTTTCAAAATTCAGAATAAAAATGTTACATTAATAGACGCTGAAGAGAGAATAATGTCTAAGTACTTGGACAAAGAATTTACTGATATTGCAGAAAAGGAATTTAGAGATCATGGAATAAACCTAGTTTTAGGGGAAAAAGTTAAATTGTTCAAGGGAGAGAATGATAAAGTTTCACATGTAGTGACTGATAATAATGAATATGAGGCAGATTTAGTTATATTATGCATTGGATTTGCACCAAGCACTGCTCTTGTAAAAGGTAAATTGGAGACGCTTCAAAATGGTGCAATTATGATTGATGAATATATGCAAACAAGTAGAAAAGATGTATTTGCAGCAGGAGATTGCTGTGTTGTTAAGTTTAATCCGGCTGATGATACACGATATATACCTTTAGCAACAAATGCAGTTAGAATGGGAACTTTAATTGCTCATAATATAGTTGAACCTAAATTAAAGTATATGGGAACACAAGGTACATCAGGAATTAAGATATATGAAAAATGTATTGCATCTACAGGATTAACTGAAGAAGTTGCAAAAAATACAACATCATTTAATGTAGGAGCAGTTTCTGTTACAGATAATTATAGACCAGAGTTTATGCCTACTTACGAAGAAGCATTATTAAAATTAGTTTATGATAAAGACAGTAGAAGAATACTTGGAGGTCAAATAATTTCGAATTTAGATTTAACACAATTTATGAACACATTATCAGTAGTAATTCAAAATAAAATGACTATAGAAGAACTTGCAATGACAGATTTCTTCTTCCAACCACATTTTAATAAACCTTGGAGTTTACTAAATATAGCTGCTTTGCAGGCATTAAAAAATATATAA
- a CDS encoding response regulator transcription factor, whose amino-acid sequence MKILIVEDDLSSRKLLFKFMSKYGECDITLDGMEGLDAYLIALDEGEAYDLVCLDIMMPKVDGVKVLKTIREIEKQKNIENNKKVKIIMTTALNDADLVKSIFNNGCEVYATKPIDIKKMDLVMEKLNFKKIE is encoded by the coding sequence GTGAAAATTTTAATAGTAGAAGATGATCTTTCAAGTAGAAAGCTTTTGTTTAAATTTATGTCCAAGTATGGTGAGTGTGATATCACACTTGATGGAATGGAAGGATTAGATGCCTATTTAATTGCATTAGATGAAGGAGAAGCTTATGATTTGGTGTGCTTAGATATAATGATGCCAAAGGTAGATGGAGTAAAGGTTCTAAAGACTATTCGAGAAATAGAGAAGCAAAAAAATATTGAGAATAATAAAAAAGTAAAAATAATAATGACAACAGCTCTAAATGATGCGGACTTAGTCAAAAGTATTTTTAACAATGGTTGTGAAGTATATGCGACAAAGCCTATTGATATAAAAAAAATGGATCTTGTAATGGAAAAATTGAACTTTAAAAAGATAGAATAA
- a CDS encoding ATP-binding protein, whose translation MGNERENMYKFDRALTKEELFKLKEAAEAANRAKSEFLANMSHEIRTPLNGIIGMTDLTLSTNLTEEQKENLSIVKSCAHSLLSLINNILDLSKIEAEKVLIENVNFNIQVLIKNVIYTNLPKANEKYIQLHYTIDENIPQVLVGDVYRLEQVLNNLVSNAVKFTESGFVIIKVRKINKSKNQYEIQFVVEDVGIGISRDEMQHLFKSFSQVDGSITRKYGGTGLGLSISKKLVELMGGNIEVESEKGVGSKFYFAIKLEKAMNDIGELDHQKINDENSKSEKILVVEDDKINQIVIKKVLKELGYINIKIASNGVEALKFIENYRFDLILMDVQLPELDGSETVRIIRKNEIKTGGHIPIVAMTAYALKGDRERFLSQGMDDYISKPIDINKLKKILERTLKNIDLEAKSTIQLFLRNTTYNNNFIIVDKEIKETLLKWLYSMERYFIKEKTLEDYIKIENIAHEIKEYCEENSLNNIKILAFKIELAARKKDELGIKNNYEKITNSL comes from the coding sequence GTGGGGAATGAAAGAGAAAATATGTATAAGTTTGACCGAGCACTGACAAAAGAAGAACTTTTCAAACTTAAAGAAGCAGCAGAGGCGGCCAATAGAGCTAAAAGTGAGTTTCTAGCAAATATGAGTCATGAAATAAGAACTCCATTGAATGGAATAATAGGTATGACAGATTTGACGCTTTCAACTAATCTTACAGAAGAGCAAAAAGAAAATCTGAGTATTGTAAAAAGTTGTGCTCATTCGTTATTATCATTAATAAATAATATTTTAGATTTGTCAAAAATTGAAGCAGAGAAAGTCTTGATTGAGAATGTGAATTTTAATATACAAGTTCTTATTAAAAATGTAATATATACTAACTTGCCAAAGGCTAATGAAAAGTATATACAACTTCACTATACGATTGATGAGAATATTCCGCAAGTTTTAGTTGGAGATGTATATAGACTTGAGCAAGTATTAAATAATTTAGTTTCTAATGCTGTAAAATTCACAGAATCTGGATTTGTAATTATAAAAGTAAGAAAGATAAACAAAAGTAAAAATCAATATGAAATTCAGTTTGTGGTCGAAGATGTAGGGATTGGAATTAGCAGAGATGAGATGCAACACCTTTTTAAGAGTTTTAGTCAGGTTGATGGATCTATAACAAGAAAATATGGAGGAACGGGACTTGGACTTTCTATATCCAAAAAACTTGTAGAATTAATGGGCGGGAATATAGAAGTAGAGAGTGAAAAAGGAGTTGGAAGTAAATTTTACTTTGCTATTAAATTAGAAAAGGCAATGAATGATATTGGAGAATTAGATCATCAAAAAATAAATGATGAAAATTCTAAGAGTGAAAAAATTCTCGTAGTAGAAGATGATAAGATCAATCAGATAGTGATTAAAAAAGTGTTGAAAGAGCTGGGATATATTAATATAAAGATTGCATCAAATGGAGTTGAAGCTTTGAAATTTATTGAAAATTACAGATTTGATTTAATTCTAATGGATGTACAATTGCCTGAATTAGATGGAAGTGAAACTGTTAGGATAATTAGAAAAAATGAAATAAAAACAGGAGGGCATATTCCTATTGTAGCGATGACGGCCTATGCTTTGAAGGGAGATCGAGAAAGATTTTTATCACAAGGCATGGATGACTATATTTCAAAACCAATAGATATAAATAAACTTAAAAAAATTTTAGAAAGGACTCTAAAGAACATCGACTTAGAGGCAAAAAGCACCATTCAACTATTCTTAAGAAATACTACATATAATAATAATTTTATTATAGTTGATAAAGAGATTAAGGAGACGTTGTTAAAATGGTTATATAGCATGGAGAGATATTTTATTAAAGAAAAAACGCTAGAAGATTACATTAAGATTGAAAATATAGCTCATGAAATAAAAGAATATTGTGAAGAAAATAGTTTGAATAATATTAAGATTTTAGCATTTAAAATTGAACTTGCGGCAAGAAAGAAAGATGAGTTGGGAATTAAAAATAACTACGAGAAAATTACAAATAGTTTATAA
- a CDS encoding methyl-accepting chemotaxis protein → MKWFLNLKIRSKILTAFLGIVILMGIVGSVGIFNLQKISKLDSDLYEDNTKAISFASTIQVNLQKNKVLCRTLLIETDTYKNNESKNIISKNDEEIDKAMEELKLTLKDQELVNEYNNLKVNMDKYRPLRDKFIDFALQNKDTEAVGIMNGDAGIFSSNIDNSATKLIELKEAEGKVKADINSKAASSAIIIMLVVISMGIVIALVFGIIISGLISRPINKVLTILGEMSKGHLGERVDISTNDEIGQMAKVMDSFSTTLQNDVIGAMNKIAKGNMDINIVAKDEKDEIAPALNKVVENVRMLVTDVNMLSNSAIEGKFETRADAGKHEGDFRKVIDGVNGTLDTVVDKAVWYEAIIDAIPFPIHVTDNDMNWTYMNKSFENLMINQGVIRDRKSGYGLACSHAGANICNTEKCGIKQLHKGKSESFFEWCGMSNKQDTSYLKNKNGENVGYVEVVTDLTPIIRVSDYTKGEVKRLEGNLKLLACGNTNFDLKIKEADQFTDEVSRQFEGISNSLKDVKSAIDNLIFDAKMLSNAAIEGKLDIRADETKHSGDFKQVVEGVNQLIGAMVEPIKEVTSVMSEISKGNLDVPVSENYKGEFGILAKAVNETENGLKRVVGEISDIIGQISQGNLNIENAKEFHGNFNSISISLNTIIDSLNSVLSEINNVSEQVYTGASQVSDGSQLLSQGATEQASAIEQLTSSITEIAAQTKENAFNANQAKELALEVKVNAEQGSRHMNEMLKSMSEINESSANISKIIKVIDEIAFQTNILALNAAVEAARAGQHGKGFAVVAEEVRNLAARSANAAKETTALIEGSIKKSENGTEIANNTAKALYEIVDGVSKAATLVSEIAASSDEQATGISQVNLGIEQVSQVVQTNSATAEESAAASEELSSQSELLKDLVSSFKLKNDNSRGRVSKNSKNYILRQSYDIGDNSLDKEVAVTSNKKRIKLSDSEFGKY, encoded by the coding sequence ATGAAGTGGTTTTTGAATTTAAAGATAAGGAGTAAAATTTTAACGGCGTTTTTAGGAATTGTTATATTAATGGGAATTGTAGGATCGGTGGGGATTTTTAATTTACAAAAAATCAGTAAATTAGATAGTGATCTATATGAAGACAACACAAAAGCTATTAGTTTTGCCAGTACTATACAAGTAAATTTACAAAAAAATAAGGTATTGTGCAGAACTTTGTTAATTGAAACTGATACATATAAAAATAATGAAAGTAAGAACATAATATCTAAAAATGATGAAGAAATAGATAAAGCTATGGAAGAGCTTAAGCTCACCCTTAAAGATCAAGAATTAGTTAATGAATATAATAATTTAAAAGTAAATATGGATAAATACAGACCACTTAGAGATAAATTTATTGATTTTGCGTTGCAAAATAAGGATACAGAGGCTGTAGGTATCATGAATGGTGATGCGGGCATATTCTCTAGTAATATTGATAATTCAGCTACCAAACTTATTGAGCTAAAAGAAGCAGAAGGTAAAGTGAAGGCTGACATTAATTCAAAAGCTGCGAGTAGTGCAATTATTATAATGCTTGTAGTAATTTCTATGGGAATAGTTATTGCCTTAGTATTTGGAATTATAATATCGGGATTAATTAGTAGACCAATAAATAAAGTATTAACTATTCTTGGTGAAATGAGTAAAGGACATCTTGGTGAAAGGGTAGACATATCAACTAACGATGAAATAGGACAAATGGCTAAAGTTATGGACTCGTTTTCTACGACATTACAGAATGATGTTATAGGGGCTATGAATAAAATAGCTAAAGGTAACATGGATATTAATATAGTTGCGAAAGATGAAAAAGATGAAATAGCTCCTGCATTAAATAAGGTGGTAGAAAATGTAAGGATGCTTGTGACAGATGTAAATATGTTATCAAATTCGGCAATAGAAGGAAAGTTTGAAACAAGAGCTGATGCAGGAAAACATGAAGGAGATTTCAGAAAAGTAATAGATGGAGTAAATGGAACTTTAGATACTGTAGTAGATAAGGCTGTTTGGTATGAGGCTATTATAGATGCTATACCTTTCCCAATTCACGTTACAGACAATGATATGAATTGGACGTATATGAACAAGTCATTTGAAAATTTAATGATTAATCAAGGTGTCATTAGAGATCGAAAATCTGGTTACGGTTTGGCGTGTAGTCATGCGGGGGCTAATATATGTAATACTGAAAAATGTGGTATAAAACAGCTACATAAGGGAAAATCAGAAAGTTTCTTTGAATGGTGTGGCATGAGCAATAAGCAAGATACGTCTTACTTAAAGAATAAAAATGGTGAGAATGTAGGATATGTGGAAGTTGTAACGGATTTAACACCTATCATTAGGGTAAGCGATTATACAAAGGGTGAAGTTAAGAGACTTGAGGGAAATCTAAAGCTTTTGGCATGTGGAAATACTAATTTTGACTTAAAAATTAAAGAAGCAGATCAATTTACTGATGAAGTTAGCCGACAATTTGAAGGAATATCTAATAGTTTAAAAGATGTTAAGAGTGCAATAGATAATCTTATATTTGATGCCAAAATGCTGTCAAATGCTGCGATAGAAGGAAAATTAGATATAAGAGCAGATGAAACAAAGCACAGTGGAGACTTTAAACAGGTTGTAGAGGGCGTAAATCAATTGATTGGAGCTATGGTAGAACCAATTAAGGAAGTTACAAGTGTTATGAGTGAAATATCTAAAGGGAACCTTGATGTTCCAGTAAGTGAAAATTATAAAGGGGAATTCGGAATTCTAGCTAAAGCTGTCAATGAGACTGAAAATGGATTAAAACGTGTTGTTGGAGAGATTTCTGATATAATAGGACAAATTTCACAAGGTAATCTCAATATTGAAAATGCAAAAGAGTTTCATGGTAATTTTAATAGCATATCAATTTCTCTAAATACAATAATAGATTCATTAAATTCAGTTCTTAGTGAAATAAATAATGTGTCAGAACAAGTTTATACAGGTGCGAGCCAGGTTTCAGACGGTAGTCAGTTATTATCACAGGGAGCTACAGAGCAAGCAAGTGCGATAGAACAATTGACATCGTCAATAACCGAAATTGCAGCACAAACTAAGGAAAATGCTTTTAATGCGAATCAGGCTAAGGAGTTAGCTCTTGAAGTAAAAGTAAATGCAGAACAAGGAAGTAGGCATATGAATGAAATGCTTAAATCTATGAGTGAAATAAATGAATCTTCAGCGAATATTTCAAAAATTATAAAGGTAATAGATGAAATAGCATTTCAGACCAATATACTTGCGCTAAATGCAGCAGTTGAGGCCGCAAGGGCAGGACAACATGGAAAAGGCTTTGCAGTAGTTGCTGAAGAAGTTAGAAATCTAGCAGCTAGGAGTGCAAATGCAGCGAAAGAAACAACAGCTCTTATTGAAGGTTCTATAAAGAAATCGGAAAATGGAACTGAAATTGCTAATAATACAGCAAAAGCTTTATACGAAATAGTTGATGGGGTATCTAAAGCAGCGACTCTTGTATCAGAAATAGCAGCGTCTTCAGATGAACAGGCTACTGGAATATCACAAGTAAATTTAGGAATAGAGCAAGTATCACAAGTTGTTCAAACAAACTCAGCAACAGCTGAAGAAAGTGCGGCAGCTAGTGAGGAACTTTCAAGTCAATCAGAACTGCTTAAAGATTTAGTTTCTAGTTTTAAACTTAAAAATGATAATTCGAGAGGGAGAGTAAGCAAAAATAGTAAGAACTATATATTGAGACAATCGTATGATATTGGAGACAACTCGCTAGATAAAGAAGTGGCAGTTACTTCAAATAAAAAAAGAATAAAACTAAGTGATAGTGAATTTGGTAAATACTAA
- a CDS encoding chemotaxis protein CheW produces the protein MSELVDVMIENEEDTQKDKYLIFSIGQECYGIDIKYVIEIIGVEPITEVPELPKYIKGVINLRGKIIPVMDVRIKLKKEEKEYDDRTCIIVVEIENIDIGLIIDKVIEVANIDESNISPPPKVNLEKHNSNSYIKGIGKIQNEVRLLIDCNRLLEDDEIEELGNGES, from the coding sequence ATGTCAGAGTTAGTGGATGTAATGATTGAAAATGAAGAAGATACTCAAAAGGATAAATACCTAATATTTTCGATCGGTCAAGAGTGCTATGGAATTGATATTAAATATGTAATAGAAATAATAGGAGTTGAGCCAATAACAGAGGTGCCGGAATTACCTAAGTATATTAAAGGTGTAATAAATCTAAGAGGAAAAATAATACCAGTGATGGATGTCAGGATTAAACTGAAAAAAGAGGAAAAAGAATATGACGATAGGACATGCATTATTGTAGTTGAAATTGAAAATATAGATATCGGTTTAATAATAGATAAAGTTATAGAGGTTGCCAATATTGATGAAAGTAATATTTCTCCTCCTCCAAAAGTAAATTTAGAGAAACACAATTCAAATAGTTATATAAAGGGTATTGGAAAGATTCAGAATGAAGTAAGGCTTCTTATAGATTGTAATAGGCTTTTAGAAGATGATGAAATAGAAGAATTAGGAAATGGAGAAAGTTAA